In the Candidatus Polarisedimenticolia bacterium genome, GACTGGAAGCAGGTATGGTTGTAGAGCGGAGAGCCAAAGCCAAAGTTGCCCCGGTAAAGATTGTACGTGACCTGAAAGCCTGAGGAGGCGGTCCAGGAGAGCGACGTTCCGTTGGCGCCGAAAGCCATGTCCTTGGCGTTCTCCCCGGGCACATCCGGAGTCCCGTCACAGTCCTGATCCACCCCATCACAGAACTCGCGGGCTCCTGGACGGGTGCTGCTCGCGTGGTCATTGCAATCCCCGGCGCATATCGTGAAGCCATCCAGATCATCGTCGAGGCCTTCGAGAAGATCGCAGTCGTTGTCGATCCCGTCACAGATTTCCGGAGCGCCGGGATGGATTCCGGCGTCACCGTCGTTGCAGTCGACGATCGCCCCTACCGGACAGGTGGGATCGCCCGGAACACCGAAACCGTCGGAGTCGGCATCGTTGCAGACCCCGGGGAAAGGATGTTGGTTCAGGAGGATCTTGATGGTGGATACGCCGCCCAGGGCGACGGCCAAGTCTTCCCAGCCATCGGCATTGAAATCACCACTTCCGACCGCGAGCGGGGCGTCCTGAGGAATAGTCCCCACCTGAATAACGGACCGTGGAGCGAACCGGCCATTTCCGGTGCCGAGGAGGAGAACCGCGGCGGCGCTGAAATACTCTGCCGTGGCGAGGTCAGCCTTTGCGTCGCGGTTGAAGTCTCCGATTGTCAGTGACACCGGCGTTCCACTGGGAAGGACTGTCCTTGCGCCGATGAAATCCTGGAACCCGCCATCCCCTATGCCCAGGAACACATTGACCTGCCGGGCCGAGTCGCCCCCGAGGGCAAGATCGGCGTGCCCGTCTCCATCGAAGTCTCCGGTCACCAGCGGGTTCGGGCGCCCAAGCCCGGCACGCAGCACGGCGTGCAGGTCGAAGGTCCCGTCGCCGTTACCGAGAAAGACGCGCACCTCTCCGTCGGTGCGCATCGCCACCGCGAGATCCCGCCAGCCATCTTCGTCGAAATCGGCAGCCACGATTCCCTCGGGC is a window encoding:
- a CDS encoding FG-GAP-like repeat-containing protein, whose amino-acid sequence is MRTSILRLLLALPLGMTLLASPTMSAPGDGIFGPYYDVTSGLAAVYSLAVADLNSDAKPDIVASGYQGITVLLGNGAGTFTMPHAPYPAANPAQIVIADLNGDGKMDLAVADTMSPQGGGVTVFLGNGGGTFAAGVFNLTGTGYVYNLAVADFDDDGAKDLATTSFDNEVSIRLGQGNGTFDPPIKFTAIDLPEGIVAADFDEDGWRDLAVAMRTDGEVRVFLGNGDGTFDLHAVLRAGLGRPNPLVTGDFDGDGHADLALGGDSARQVNVFLGIGDGGFQDFIGARTVLPSGTPVSLTIGDFNRDAKADLATAEYFSAAAVLLLGTGNGRFAPRSVIQVGTIPQDAPLAVGSGDFNADGWEDLAVALGGVSTIKILLNQHPFPGVCNDADSDGFGVPGDPTCPVGAIVDCNDGDAGIHPGAPEICDGIDNDCDLLEGLDDDLDGFTICAGDCNDHASSTRPGAREFCDGVDQDCDGTPDVPGENAKDMAFGANGTSLSWTASSGFQVTYNLYRGNFGFGSPLYNHTCFQSALASPSGSDTQTPAPGLGFYYLASGRNSCGEGTLGSNSLGTPRPDALPCP